In Opitutaceae bacterium TAV5, one genomic interval encodes:
- a CDS encoding membrane protein: protein MAKNGVDERKGRAKRGLALRMAVTGGLLVVLLAGMEWRNLGRLLLGADGRLLAGVLFLAPLAVAGLALRLQRLLRVAGEHEAEDGLPLRFREVLRVTWGGQFFNSYLPGSTGGDIYKICELCRLFPRSCAEAVAAVVSDRLFALLALIGLAGVSMAAVPLPWARLADDDGLAVPGWIICAIVVIVLLAVIAGGAAAAGAASVRTWILRLLVRVTGVLKQALRYFRGGAVTWTALGLAMMVHVFNFGLVFLLARALGIGLTFSDVAALMPVLMLAMLLPVTINGHGLREVLMAGAFAWLQVSADGGAIGPRECAVALSLVMVACDLLCATPGGIWFLLHRRNREAGAGCTGSGPGDF, encoded by the coding sequence ATGGCAAAAAACGGAGTCGACGAGAGGAAAGGGCGCGCGAAGCGCGGTCTTGCGCTGCGGATGGCTGTGACGGGAGGACTTCTGGTGGTTTTGCTGGCGGGGATGGAGTGGCGGAATCTGGGACGATTGCTGCTCGGGGCGGATGGCCGGTTGCTGGCCGGGGTGTTGTTCCTGGCACCACTTGCCGTCGCGGGGTTAGCCTTGCGGTTGCAGCGATTGTTGCGGGTGGCGGGTGAACATGAGGCGGAAGACGGCTTGCCGTTGCGGTTTCGGGAGGTGTTGCGCGTGACGTGGGGCGGACAGTTTTTCAACTCGTACCTGCCGGGGTCCACGGGCGGGGATATATACAAAATCTGCGAGTTGTGCAGGCTTTTCCCGCGCTCGTGTGCGGAAGCGGTGGCGGCGGTGGTCTCGGACCGCCTTTTCGCCTTGCTGGCGCTGATCGGGTTGGCCGGCGTATCAATGGCTGCAGTGCCGTTGCCTTGGGCACGACTGGCGGATGACGATGGCCTGGCTGTTCCCGGATGGATAATTTGCGCGATCGTTGTCATTGTCCTTCTGGCAGTGATCGCGGGCGGAGCAGCGGCAGCAGGGGCGGCGTCGGTCCGGACCTGGATCCTTCGGCTGCTGGTGCGAGTAACCGGTGTTCTGAAGCAGGCCTTGCGTTATTTCCGGGGAGGTGCCGTTACATGGACCGCGCTGGGGCTGGCCATGATGGTGCATGTGTTCAACTTCGGTCTGGTGTTCCTGCTGGCGCGGGCACTGGGCATCGGCCTGACATTTTCCGATGTGGCGGCGCTTATGCCGGTGCTGATGCTGGCGATGCTGCTGCCGGTGACGATCAACGGGCATGGCTTGCGGGAGGTGCTGATGGCAGGCGCGTTTGCGTGGTTACAGGTTAGCGCGGACGGCGGCGCCATCGGGCCGAGAGAGTGTGCGGTCGCGTTGTCGCTGGTAATGGTCGCCTGCGATCTGCTGTGTGCGACTCCGGGAGGGATATGGTTTTTGTTGCACCGGCGAAATCGCGAAGCCGGGGCGGGATGCACCGGGAGCGGGCCAGGCGATTTTTGA
- a CDS encoding glucose-1-phosphate cytidylyltransferase, protein MKAVILAGGLGTRISEETHLKPKPMVEIGGRPILWHILKLYSAHGINDFVVCAGYKGYVIKEYFANYFLHMSDITFDMANNRMEVLARHAEPWRVTVVDTGEATQTGGRLRRVREYLGAGDFCMTYGDGVADVDVRALVAFHKRHGRLATMTAVQPPGRFGALSMDEDGYVSEFQEKPQGDGSWINGGFFVLNTAVIDRIAGDDMLWEREPVESLAAERQLIARKHHGFWQPMDTVRDKNHLEALWASGKAPWKIW, encoded by the coding sequence ATGAAGGCCGTCATTCTTGCCGGCGGGCTTGGCACGCGCATCAGCGAGGAAACTCATCTGAAGCCCAAGCCTATGGTCGAGATTGGCGGGCGTCCGATCCTGTGGCATATCCTGAAGCTCTACTCGGCGCACGGGATCAACGACTTTGTCGTCTGCGCGGGCTACAAGGGTTATGTCATTAAAGAGTATTTCGCCAATTACTTCCTGCACATGTCGGACATCACGTTTGACATGGCGAACAATCGCATGGAGGTACTCGCGCGGCATGCCGAGCCGTGGCGGGTCACCGTGGTGGACACGGGAGAGGCGACACAGACCGGCGGCCGACTGCGCCGGGTGCGCGAGTACCTTGGTGCCGGAGATTTTTGTATGACGTATGGTGATGGTGTCGCAGATGTGGATGTGCGGGCGTTGGTGGCATTTCACAAGCGCCATGGTCGGCTCGCCACCATGACGGCCGTGCAACCACCGGGGCGGTTTGGTGCGCTGTCCATGGATGAAGACGGTTATGTCAGCGAGTTTCAGGAAAAGCCCCAAGGCGACGGCTCGTGGATAAATGGCGGGTTTTTTGTGCTCAACACTGCCGTCATCGACCGGATCGCCGGAGACGACATGCTATGGGAGCGGGAGCCGGTCGAGTCGCTGGCGGCGGAGCGACAACTGATCGCCCGCAAGCATCACGGTTTCTGGCAACCGATGGACACCGTACGCGACAAGAATCACCTTGAGGCGCTTTGGGCGTCGGGGAAGGCTCCGTGGAAGATCTGGTAA
- a CDS encoding CDP-glucose 4,6-dehydratase translates to MFGGRFLGRRVLVTGHTGFKGTWLAEWLLCMGADVIGFSAKEPVSEPALFDVQFPSSFPRLGVADVRGDICDREQIVQLLKKWQPDLVFHLAAQSLVRSSYRQPFETFATNVMGTASLLDALRNTGRSCAVVVVSSDKCYENHNTAHPCREGDPLGGHDPYSSSKACAELVVDAYRHSFFAERAGSASPREPRLLLASARSGNVIGGGDWALDRIIPDCVRSLAHGEPVTVRNPHATRPWQHVLEPLGGYLTLGARLLERLDARNIDACPPGHSRIPTASPLESGFNFGPDSASNHTVRELVEEFLKSWPEANATVEADNVGLWKEFSGNNEPLEATHLRLAIDKARHLLDWRPVWNFSTAVRHTGEWYHRYIAVMTATKGTAELDKFTRMQIRDYCKDAARQRLLWANPDGIR, encoded by the coding sequence CTGTTCGGTGGCCGCTTTCTCGGTCGCCGTGTACTCGTCACCGGTCACACCGGTTTCAAGGGCACATGGCTGGCCGAATGGTTGCTGTGCATGGGTGCCGATGTGATCGGTTTCTCGGCGAAGGAACCGGTGTCGGAACCGGCGCTGTTTGACGTGCAGTTTCCCTCATCGTTCCCGCGTCTGGGAGTTGCTGACGTGCGTGGTGATATCTGCGACCGCGAACAAATCGTGCAACTTCTGAAAAAGTGGCAACCCGACCTGGTGTTTCATCTCGCCGCGCAATCGCTCGTCCGTTCCTCCTACCGGCAGCCCTTCGAGACGTTTGCGACTAACGTCATGGGCACCGCCAGCCTGCTCGACGCGCTGCGAAATACCGGACGTTCCTGCGCTGTCGTCGTGGTGTCGTCGGATAAATGCTACGAAAATCATAACACTGCGCACCCCTGCCGCGAAGGCGATCCTCTGGGGGGGCATGATCCCTACAGCTCCAGCAAGGCCTGTGCGGAACTCGTGGTGGATGCGTATCGCCATTCGTTTTTCGCCGAGCGCGCCGGTTCTGCGTCACCCCGCGAACCGCGTCTGCTGCTCGCCTCTGCACGGTCGGGTAACGTAATCGGCGGCGGTGACTGGGCGCTAGACCGCATCATCCCCGATTGCGTCCGCAGCCTCGCACACGGCGAGCCGGTGACCGTTCGCAATCCGCACGCCACCCGCCCTTGGCAGCATGTGCTGGAACCGCTTGGCGGTTACCTTACGCTTGGAGCACGACTGCTCGAACGGCTGGATGCACGAAATATCGATGCATGCCCTCCCGGTCATTCGCGGATTCCGACCGCGTCTCCACTGGAGAGCGGATTCAACTTTGGCCCCGATTCGGCCTCGAATCACACCGTACGAGAACTCGTCGAAGAATTCCTTAAAAGTTGGCCCGAAGCCAACGCCACAGTCGAAGCCGACAACGTTGGTCTCTGGAAAGAGTTTTCGGGTAACAACGAACCTCTTGAGGCCACGCATCTCCGGCTTGCCATCGACAAGGCTCGCCACCTGCTCGACTGGCGCCCTGTGTGGAACTTTTCGACTGCGGTCCGTCACACGGGGGAGTGGTATCATCGCTATATCGCTGTTATGACTGCGACCAAGGGGACTGCCGAACTCGACAAGTTCACGCGCATGCAGATCCGCGATTATTGTAAAGATGCCGCCCGCCAACGGCTCCTTTGGGCAAACCCGGATGGCATCCGATGA
- a CDS encoding lipopolysaccharide biosynthesis protein has protein sequence MKTPAELKAEILRLTREYSRAVHQANRPGDTVIDNSGHPPPFTPGHTAVPYAARVFTEDEVEAAVGSTLDFWLTLGGEGAAFEREFAAFLGVRHTLLVNSGSSANLLALAALTSHKLPAHKRLRTGDEVITVAAGFPTTVAPIVQLGAIPVFIDNDPVTGNAGPDLPACLAAAHAPGKTRAVMMAHTLGNPFDIGAVLEFCRAHDLWLIEDNCDSLGSTYTMPAARARTLGFTENSPGLPPSFAADGKTLTHITRYTGTWGDLSTQSFYPPHHLTMGEGGAVNIATRASLKTCIESFRDWGRDCWCPSGHDNTCKKRFDWQLGELPRGYDHKYIYAHLGYNLKPLDPQAAIGRQQLKKLPAFIDARSRNWQRLRAGLDDLSEFFEYSCPTHATGWAVSGGKRKAEDCTSGDQFAWDDTGCRVECSWFGFMLRVRPDAPFTRSDLARHLDEGKIGNRMLFGGNLVRQPAFVQLRKDRPGAFRIAGNGSGTLPGADEIMHRALFLGTYPGLTPAMIDYEIETIHAFVKKHKSTKTPDYG, from the coding sequence ATGAAGACTCCAGCCGAACTCAAGGCAGAAATCCTGCGTCTTACCCGCGAGTACTCCCGTGCTGTCCACCAGGCCAACCGGCCCGGCGACACTGTAATCGACAATTCCGGTCATCCTCCGCCCTTCACGCCCGGCCATACCGCCGTGCCCTACGCGGCCCGCGTCTTTACGGAGGACGAAGTAGAGGCCGCTGTTGGCAGCACGCTCGATTTCTGGCTCACGCTCGGCGGGGAAGGCGCGGCCTTTGAACGTGAATTCGCCGCCTTCCTCGGCGTCCGTCATACGCTTCTCGTTAACTCCGGTTCCTCTGCCAACCTGCTCGCCCTCGCCGCCCTCACTTCGCACAAGCTCCCTGCACACAAACGCCTTCGCACCGGCGACGAAGTCATCACTGTCGCCGCCGGCTTTCCGACGACCGTCGCTCCTATCGTGCAACTCGGAGCCATCCCCGTTTTCATCGACAATGATCCCGTCACCGGTAACGCCGGCCCCGATCTTCCCGCCTGCCTCGCCGCCGCCCATGCTCCCGGCAAAACCAGAGCGGTCATGATGGCACACACACTCGGGAATCCCTTCGACATTGGCGCCGTCCTGGAGTTTTGCCGCGCCCACGACCTCTGGTTGATCGAGGACAACTGCGACTCGCTCGGCAGCACCTACACCATGCCGGCTGCCCGCGCTCGCACACTTGGTTTTACGGAAAATTCCCCCGGCCTCCCCCCATCATTTGCTGCCGATGGCAAAACGCTCACGCACATCACGCGCTATACCGGCACCTGGGGCGACCTCTCCACACAATCCTTTTATCCGCCACATCACCTCACGATGGGAGAGGGCGGAGCCGTCAACATCGCTACACGCGCCTCGCTCAAAACCTGCATCGAGAGCTTCCGTGATTGGGGCCGGGACTGCTGGTGCCCTTCTGGCCACGACAACACCTGCAAAAAACGTTTCGACTGGCAACTCGGCGAACTTCCCCGCGGTTACGACCACAAATACATTTACGCCCATCTCGGCTACAATCTGAAGCCCCTCGACCCCCAGGCTGCTATCGGACGCCAGCAGCTCAAAAAGCTCCCTGCCTTCATCGACGCTCGCTCCCGTAACTGGCAGCGCCTCCGCGCCGGTCTCGACGATTTGTCTGAGTTTTTTGAATACAGCTGTCCCACTCATGCGACGGGATGGGCTGTATCTGGCGGAAAGCGGAAAGCCGAAGATTGCACATCCGGTGATCAGTTCGCCTGGGATGATACCGGCTGCCGTGTCGAATGTTCCTGGTTTGGTTTCATGTTACGGGTTCGTCCGGATGCGCCCTTCACACGCAGCGATCTCGCCCGCCATCTCGATGAAGGCAAGATCGGCAACCGCATGCTCTTCGGCGGCAATCTGGTTCGCCAGCCCGCCTTCGTGCAGCTTCGCAAGGATCGGCCTGGCGCCTTCCGTATCGCGGGTAATGGCAGTGGCACACTTCCGGGAGCGGACGAGATCATGCACCGCGCCCTCTTTCTGGGAACCTACCCCGGCCTCACCCCGGCAATGATCGACTATGAAATCGAGACCATTCACGCTTTCGTGAAAAAGCACAAAAGCACAAAAACACCCGACTACGGGTGA
- a CDS encoding epimerase, with the protein MTNLSLPARFPTPPLFREDLDHVLAHTCDLWPEARGQSFFITGGTGFFGMWLLETFAHTNDTLGLGMRATILTRNAMAFAQKSPRLARRADLTFVEGDVRTFDFMPLRANAPFRYIIHAATSASAKLNAEAPREMLDTIIAGTRRVLDFAAQPIIGTRKLLLTSSGAVYGRQPPGMTHIPETYVGAPDPLDPSSAYGIGKRTAEHMCVIDGALYGYEIKIARCFAFVGPHLPLDAHFAIGNFIRDALTGSIIRVNGDGTPYRSYLYAADLAIWLWTILFRGESNRAYNVGSAEQHSIKEIARDVSRIAGKACSVAIANQPVPGASASRYIPDVNRIRLELGLTEMHSLDKSLLRTIHWLSQTHGDAKQ; encoded by the coding sequence GTGACCAACCTCTCCTTGCCTGCCCGATTCCCAACGCCGCCACTTTTCCGTGAGGACCTCGACCACGTCCTCGCACATACCTGCGATCTCTGGCCGGAGGCGCGCGGCCAGTCGTTTTTCATCACAGGCGGCACGGGGTTTTTCGGTATGTGGCTCCTCGAAACGTTCGCCCACACCAACGACACCTTGGGCCTTGGCATGCGGGCCACCATTCTCACACGCAACGCCATGGCCTTTGCACAAAAATCCCCACGTCTCGCCCGACGCGCCGACCTCACGTTTGTCGAAGGGGATGTGCGCACTTTCGATTTCATGCCCCTGCGGGCAAACGCCCCCTTCCGCTACATCATCCACGCAGCCACGTCTGCCAGCGCGAAACTCAATGCCGAGGCTCCGCGCGAGATGCTCGATACAATCATCGCCGGCACCCGTCGCGTGCTGGATTTCGCAGCGCAGCCAATCATCGGCACGCGCAAGCTCCTCCTCACCAGCTCCGGTGCTGTCTACGGACGCCAGCCACCCGGAATGACCCACATCCCAGAGACCTATGTCGGCGCACCCGATCCACTTGATCCCAGCTCGGCCTATGGCATTGGCAAGCGCACGGCCGAACATATGTGCGTGATCGATGGGGCACTCTACGGTTACGAAATAAAAATTGCCCGCTGCTTTGCTTTTGTTGGTCCTCACCTCCCGCTCGACGCCCACTTTGCTATTGGCAACTTCATCCGCGACGCCCTCACCGGCAGTATTATTCGCGTCAATGGTGACGGCACTCCTTACCGTAGCTATCTCTATGCTGCAGACCTGGCTATCTGGCTCTGGACGATCCTGTTTCGCGGCGAATCCAATCGCGCCTATAATGTGGGATCAGCCGAACAACATTCCATCAAGGAAATCGCCCGGGACGTTAGCCGGATAGCGGGAAAGGCATGCAGTGTTGCCATTGCGAACCAGCCTGTCCCTGGAGCTTCGGCATCTCGTTATATTCCTGACGTTAACCGGATTAGGTTAGAACTTGGGTTGACAGAGATGCATTCGCTCGACAAGTCGTTGCTGCGCACTATACATTGGTTGAGCCAAACACATGGCGACGCAAAACAGTAA
- a CDS encoding type 11 methyltransferase, with amino-acid sequence MPFMRTHRYCPVCASRNAELLHHQRFALPAEHPLPSRFDIVVCASCGFVFADTTGTASDYGRYYATCSKYADQQTSTGGGGNPKDQERLDATAADIAGEIPDKKACIVDIGCANGGLLGALKARGYTNLCGIDPSPDCVRNIGELFGIHAKQGWLGALPEIGSSADGVIISHVLEHVLYPLPALRSVAGILAPGGIVYAEVPDADRYVDCLAAPFQDFNTEHINHFSSATLGNLFSAAGFKCLTVSTRFLEAAPGIPYPVVSGFFQKEDVSRTRPEVEGRLWRRDEGFLAHLEDYIKKSREQLVAIDERLAPSLTGPVIVWGTGQLTLKLLAETCLAGAAIAAFVDGNPVNHGKRLQGVEIVSPEKLKTLPPYPIIIGSLLHHEAIRGRIVNELHLPNQLVMLASG; translated from the coding sequence ATGCCTTTTATGCGAACCCACCGTTATTGCCCGGTTTGCGCATCCCGGAACGCCGAGTTGCTTCATCACCAGCGTTTCGCTTTGCCTGCTGAGCACCCGCTCCCTTCCCGGTTTGACATCGTTGTCTGCGCCAGCTGTGGCTTTGTCTTTGCTGATACGACGGGAACCGCGTCTGATTATGGACGCTATTACGCGACTTGTTCCAAATACGCCGACCAGCAAACGTCTACGGGTGGAGGTGGAAACCCGAAGGACCAGGAACGCCTCGACGCCACCGCTGCCGATATCGCCGGAGAGATTCCCGACAAAAAGGCGTGTATTGTTGATATCGGCTGCGCCAATGGTGGCTTGCTGGGAGCGCTGAAAGCACGCGGTTATACCAATCTTTGCGGTATTGATCCATCGCCCGACTGCGTAAGAAACATCGGCGAGCTTTTTGGCATTCATGCAAAACAGGGCTGGCTGGGGGCGCTTCCCGAGATTGGCTCTTCCGCCGATGGGGTTATCATCTCTCATGTTCTTGAACATGTCCTGTATCCACTGCCCGCTTTGCGTTCCGTGGCCGGGATCCTTGCGCCCGGCGGCATTGTGTACGCAGAGGTACCCGATGCGGACCGCTATGTCGATTGTCTGGCTGCGCCTTTCCAGGATTTCAACACGGAGCACATAAACCACTTTTCATCGGCTACGCTCGGGAATCTTTTCTCTGCTGCCGGCTTCAAGTGTCTCACCGTCTCAACCAGGTTTCTGGAAGCCGCCCCAGGCATCCCTTATCCGGTCGTGTCCGGCTTCTTCCAAAAGGAGGACGTCTCCCGCACGAGACCAGAAGTGGAGGGCAGACTATGGAGACGAGACGAAGGCTTTCTCGCCCATCTGGAGGACTACATCAAAAAATCCCGTGAGCAGCTCGTTGCCATTGATGAACGCCTTGCCCCCTCTTTAACGGGACCGGTGATTGTCTGGGGCACTGGCCAGCTGACCTTGAAGCTGCTGGCGGAAACATGTCTCGCGGGCGCCGCAATCGCGGCCTTTGTCGATGGTAATCCGGTTAACCACGGGAAGCGCCTTCAGGGGGTGGAAATTGTGTCTCCCGAAAAACTGAAAACCTTGCCCCCATATCCGATCATCATCGGCTCGCTGCTGCATCATGAGGCGATACGAGGCCGGATCGTGAACGAACTCCACCTGCCTAATCAGCTCGTCATGCTGGCATCCGGCTGA
- a CDS encoding acetolactate synthase produces MRVADYIFRTLADHNVRDVFVVTGGGAMHLDDALGREPRLRYICNHHEQASAMAAEAHARITNKVGVACVTSGPGGINAINGVFGAWTDSIPVLVLSGQMKRETLLRTHNLTGRLRQLGDQEADVVAMVSGITKYAHVVTEPESIRYHLERALHLATHGRPGPCWLDIPIDVQAALINPEALLSYDPAGDSAVVATAQTCDSTVLRDHARDVARRLLEARRPVLLGGTGVRLAGAVPQFRQLAERLNIPVTTAWTHDLIPGDHPLFCGRQGTIGTRAGNFTVQNADLLLIVGSRLCIRQISYNWQSFARAAHTIQVDIDAAELSKPTFRAAQPIHADARAFLDLLLEELSAVHTPLPAHIEWLAWCRERVRRFPNVLPRHRQSSPGSINQYHFIELLFAAARADAIFACGDATACITPFQAGDLKDGQRLFSNSGSASMGYDLPSAIGAAVAAPDRQTICLAGDGSIMMNLQELATIVHNRLPIKIFVLCNGGYQSIRATQQNFFNRLVGEGPDSGVGFPDFVALARAYSIPAARLDTATSASAAAHITTVLAADGPQLIAVDLDPTQTFEPKLSSRRLPDGRMVTSPLEDMAPFLDREELKENMLIPVLDD; encoded by the coding sequence ATCCGCGTTGCCGACTACATATTCCGCACACTCGCGGATCACAACGTACGCGATGTCTTTGTTGTTACGGGTGGCGGAGCCATGCATCTTGATGACGCACTCGGACGCGAACCGCGCCTCCGCTACATCTGCAACCATCACGAACAGGCTTCCGCCATGGCGGCCGAGGCTCACGCCCGCATCACCAACAAAGTCGGTGTCGCCTGCGTGACCAGCGGCCCCGGCGGCATCAACGCCATCAACGGCGTCTTTGGCGCGTGGACGGATTCGATCCCCGTTCTCGTTCTCTCCGGCCAGATGAAACGAGAAACCCTCCTGCGCACGCACAATCTCACCGGACGCCTTCGCCAACTGGGTGACCAGGAAGCCGATGTCGTGGCGATGGTCAGCGGCATCACCAAATACGCACACGTTGTCACCGAACCCGAATCGATCCGTTATCACCTCGAACGCGCCCTCCATCTCGCCACCCACGGACGCCCCGGTCCCTGCTGGCTCGACATACCGATCGACGTCCAGGCTGCGCTCATCAATCCTGAAGCGCTCCTTTCCTACGACCCTGCCGGGGATTCCGCTGTCGTTGCTACCGCACAGACCTGTGACTCCACTGTCCTGCGCGATCACGCACGCGATGTTGCTCGCCGCCTCCTTGAGGCTCGTCGTCCTGTCCTTCTCGGCGGCACCGGCGTCCGTCTCGCTGGCGCTGTCCCGCAATTCCGTCAACTCGCCGAACGTCTCAACATCCCTGTTACCACGGCCTGGACTCATGACCTTATCCCGGGCGACCATCCGCTTTTTTGCGGGCGACAGGGCACCATTGGCACCCGCGCCGGTAATTTTACCGTCCAGAACGCCGACCTGTTGCTGATCGTCGGCAGTCGCCTTTGCATCCGCCAGATCAGCTACAACTGGCAAAGCTTCGCCCGCGCTGCACATACCATCCAAGTGGATATCGACGCTGCCGAACTTTCCAAGCCCACCTTCCGCGCCGCGCAGCCTATCCATGCCGACGCCCGCGCCTTCCTCGACCTCCTTCTCGAAGAACTGTCCGCCGTGCACACACCGTTGCCCGCGCATATCGAATGGCTCGCCTGGTGCCGCGAACGCGTCCGTCGTTTCCCCAACGTCCTCCCACGCCACCGCCAGTCTTCCCCCGGCAGCATTAACCAATACCACTTCATCGAACTCCTCTTTGCCGCGGCTCGTGCTGACGCCATTTTTGCCTGCGGTGATGCCACCGCTTGCATCACTCCCTTCCAGGCCGGTGATCTCAAGGATGGCCAGCGCCTTTTCAGCAACTCCGGCAGTGCTTCCATGGGCTACGATCTTCCCTCTGCCATTGGTGCCGCCGTTGCCGCGCCCGATCGACAAACCATCTGTCTTGCTGGCGATGGCAGTATCATGATGAACCTCCAGGAACTCGCCACCATCGTCCACAACCGTCTCCCGATAAAAATCTTCGTCCTCTGCAACGGCGGCTACCAATCCATCCGCGCCACTCAGCAAAATTTCTTCAATCGCCTTGTCGGGGAAGGGCCTGACAGTGGTGTGGGTTTCCCCGATTTCGTGGCCCTTGCCCGGGCCTACAGCATCCCCGCTGCCAGGCTCGACACCGCCACGTCCGCCTCTGCGGCTGCGCACATCACCACCGTCTTGGCCGCCGATGGACCGCAGCTCATTGCCGTGGACCTCGACCCCACTCAAACCTTCGAACCCAAACTCAGCTCCCGCCGCCTCCCTGACGGACGCATGGTGACCTCCCCTCTTGAAGATATGGCCCCTTTTCTCGATCGTGAAGAGCTGAAGGAGAACATGCTTATCCCCGTGCTCGATGACTGA
- a CDS encoding N-acetylneuraminic acid synthase, which yields MRPIIRDNIFDELFVLEMANNHWGKLERGLKIISAFSQVVRFNNAHASIKLQFRDVDNFIHKDFRNRTDVRYIDKTLKTRLDRSHYRTLVTAIRDAGCLTSATPFDEASVDLCEELNLDFVKIASSDINDWFLIERIARLRKPVSFSTGGSSLKDVDDLVKFFSNRGIPFAINHCVSLYPSDDADLHLNQIDFYRNRYPQAMIGFSTHECTGWDASILIAYAKGARTFERHIDIDDASVPVSPYCSLPHQIDTWFRAFRKAKEMCGGSGTEKRQVSRREAQYLDALVRGVYAKRDLPAGHKLHKDHMNDDFYLAIPLQKGQLSCREILNGESLKSPIAKDSPVRIDDIDSPYASNRSLRELIYNRGI from the coding sequence ATGCGCCCCATCATTCGGGATAACATTTTTGATGAACTCTTTGTTCTTGAAATGGCCAACAACCATTGGGGCAAACTTGAACGCGGTCTCAAAATCATTTCCGCCTTCAGTCAGGTCGTGCGTTTCAATAACGCCCACGCTTCCATCAAACTCCAGTTCCGCGACGTCGATAATTTCATTCACAAGGATTTTCGCAACCGCACCGATGTCCGTTACATCGACAAAACCCTCAAAACCCGCCTCGACCGCTCCCACTATCGGACCCTCGTCACTGCCATTCGTGACGCCGGCTGTCTTACCTCGGCTACTCCCTTTGATGAAGCGTCGGTAGACCTCTGCGAAGAGCTCAACCTCGACTTCGTCAAAATCGCCAGCTCCGATATCAACGACTGGTTTCTCATCGAGCGCATCGCCCGCCTCCGCAAGCCCGTTTCCTTTTCCACCGGCGGCTCCTCGCTCAAGGACGTGGACGACCTGGTCAAGTTCTTCTCCAATCGCGGAATCCCTTTTGCAATCAACCACTGCGTTTCGCTTTATCCTTCCGACGATGCCGATCTGCACCTCAACCAGATCGATTTTTATCGCAACCGCTATCCACAGGCGATGATCGGCTTCTCGACCCACGAATGCACCGGTTGGGACGCATCGATCCTCATCGCCTACGCGAAGGGAGCGCGCACCTTCGAGCGCCACATCGACATCGACGACGCCAGTGTCCCGGTTTCCCCCTACTGTTCGCTTCCGCACCAGATCGACACCTGGTTTCGTGCCTTCCGCAAAGCCAAGGAAATGTGCGGAGGCAGCGGTACGGAGAAGCGTCAGGTTTCCCGTCGCGAGGCCCAATACCTCGATGCTCTTGTCCGCGGTGTTTACGCGAAGCGCGACCTCCCGGCCGGCCACAAACTCCACAAGGATCACATGAATGATGATTTTTACCTGGCAATCCCCTTGCAGAAGGGGCAGCTCTCCTGCCGCGAAATCCTGAATGGCGAATCCCTTAAATCTCCGATTGCCAAGGATAGTCCTGTACGGATCGACGATATCGACTCACCCTATGCGAGCAACCGGAGCCTGCGGGAGCTCATCTATAATCGCGGTATCTGA